The Sphingomonas sp. G-3-2-10 DNA window AAATGAGTCAAGCGATCGAGGCTGCATTCCCACTCGCCAGACCCGCCGCCTCGACAAACAGGATGGGCTCGGTCAGTCTCGCGCCCCTGCCCGATACGGGCCGATCAGCCATTTCCGCCGGGAGTGCCCATGCGCCGCCGCCAGTTTCTTTCCTCCGCCAGCCTGCTCGCCGCGGCCGGCGCTTTCCCGCGGGTCGCAGGCGCCACAAAGCGCAATCGCGACGCCGAACTGCGCGCGATGCTCGATCGCTTCTTCTATTCGCGGCTTGAGGACAGCCCCGAATCCGCGACGTCGCTGGGGCTGGATACGGGCGAACGCGCGCACCTCCGGTCGAAACTGGGCGACACGTCGCGCGCAGGCGAAGCGCGCCAGTTCGCCCGCGCGCGGCGCGAACTCGCGACGCTGAAGACGATTCCGCGCAACCGGCTGAGTGAAACTGCCCAGCTCGATTACGACGTCGTCGAATACAGCCTTCAGCGGCTCATCGATGGCGAACGCTATGCCTATGGCGCCAGCGCGGGCCGCTATGCGCCCTATGTCCTCAGCCAGCTCTCCGGCGCATATCGCGACGTGCCCGATTTCCTCGCCGGCCAGCATCGCATCGCCGATGCCGCCGATGCCGACGCATATCTCGCGCGAGTCGAGGCGTTTCCAGCGGCGATCGAGGCCGAAACCGTCCGCCAGCGCGAGGATGCGGCAAAGGGCGTCGCCGCGCCCGACTATATCCTCGACACCACCTTGCGGCAGATCGCGGCGGTGCGCGACCGCGCGCCTGAAGCGACCGGCACCGCGATGGATATCGCCGCCAAGCTCAAGGGCGCAAACCTGCCGCCCGATCGCGCCGAAGCGGTCGCGAAGCTGATCGGCGAGCGCGTGTTCCCTGCGCTCGATCGTCAGCGCACCCTGCTCACCGAATTGCGGGCGAAGGCCACGCATGACGCCGGCGTCTGGCGCCTCCCCGACGGCGAGGCCTATTACGCCGCCGCCTCCAGCGCGGCCACCACGGTGGACCTGACCGGAGACGAGATCCATCGCCTCGGCCTGCAGCAGGTCGCCGAGATCAGCGGCCGGATCGACGCCATCCTCAAGGCGCAGGGCATGAGCCAGGGCAGCGTCGGCGAGCGGCTGGTCGAGCTCAACAAGCGCCCCGATCAGCTTTTTCCCAATACCGATCCGGGCCGCGAGGCCCTGCTCGAGTCGCTCCGTGGCCAGATCGTCGCCATCACGAAGCGCCTGCCCGAACAATTCGCCTTCATTCCCAAGGCCCCGGTCGAGGTCCGCCGCGTGCCCGAAGCGATCCAGGCCGGATCACCCGGCGGCTATTACCAGTCCGCCTCGCTCGACGGCACACGCCCGGCGATCTACTTCATCAACCTGCGCGACACGTTCGATCGCCCCAAATTCGGCCTCGCGACGCTCAGCTATCACGAGGCGATGCCCGGCCATCACCTCCAGATCATGTCGGCGCTGGAAAGCGACGATATCCCGCTCATCCGCCGGCGGGGCTTTTATTCGGGCTATTCGGAAGGCTGGGCGCTCTATTCCGAGCAGCTCGCCGACGAGATGGGCATGTATGAAGGCGATCCGCTCGGGCAGGTCGGCTATCTCCAGTCGCTGCTGTTCCGCGCGACCCGGCTGGTGGTCGATTCGGGAATGCATGTGAAACGCTGGAGCCGGGAAAAGGCGACCGATTATCTCATCGGCATCACCGGCATCGCGCGCGGCCGCAGCCAGGGCGAAATCGATCGCTACACCGTCTGGCCGGGTCAGGCATGCAGCTACAAGATCGGCCACACCGTCTGGGCGGAACTGCGCGACGAAGCAAAGCGCAAGGCCGGCGCCCAATGGGACCCGAAGGCGTTCCACATCGTGCTGATGAAAGGCGCGATGCCGCTGACCGTGCTGCAAAAGGTCGCGCGGGCGCGGATGGCCTAGCGGCGGATCAATTCCAGCGCCTTCATCAGATAGCGCGAGTTCATCATCAGCTTGTTCGTCGTGAAGCCGTTCTCGCGGCACGCGCGCAGCATCTCGCGGTTGATCGTTTCGCGCGACGAGGCGCCCGATGTGCTGACCCCGCCCACCTGCATTTTCACGAACACGTCGCGCATGTAGGAATAGCTCAGCCGCCGGTCGCCCAGAAACGCGCGGACGATGAACTCGAAATCGGCGGCGATCTTATAGTCCGTGCTGTACCAGCCGATCCGGTCATAGGCTTCTGCGGTCAGCACCATCGCGGGGTGCGCGGGCATCCAGCCCCAGCGGATCCGCGACGGCCGGAACATCCCGCTATTGTAGCGTCGGATCGAGACGTCGGGCTCGCCGGGCCTGAAGAAGGTCACGTCGCCGAGCACCGCATCGACGCCGGTCGCGTCGAATTGCGCCGCGATTCGGCTCAACACGCCCGGATCGGCATATCGGTCATCGGCATTGAGCAGCGCGATCACATCCCCGCTCGCCCGCGCGATGCCCTTGTTCATCGCGTCGTAAATGCCCTTGTCCGGCTCGGAGACCATCACATCGCCAGGGCGCAGCACTTCGGCGACGCGCTCGACCGTCCCGTCGGTCGATCCGCCATCGATGATGACATGCTCGACATTGGGGAAATCCTGCGCGTGGACCGATTTGATCGCTTCGAGAAGGATCGGTCCCGGCTTGTAGCACACGGTGACCACTGAGATTTTCTGGACAGGCATCGGACCGGGCTTAGCAAAGCGGCGGCGATTGGGTTAGTCCGGTTTTAACAGCCGGTTGCGTAATGAGGGTCGCAATGAGCAAGCCACGCATCCTCACCGTCTTCGGCACCCGCCCCGAAGCGATCAAGCTGTTCCCCGTCGTCGCCGCGCTGAAGGAACGCGGCGATCTCGACGTAAGAACCTGCGTAACCGCCCAGCATCGCGGCCTGCTCGATCAGGTCCTCTCGATCGCCGGTCTGACCCCCGACGTCGATCTCGACATCATGGAACCCGGCCAGACCCTCGACCGCCTCACCGCGCGCCTGCTCACCGGCCTCGGCGAAGTGATGGACGCCGAAAAGCCCGATCGGGTGATCGTGCAGGGCGACACCACCACGGTGATGGTAGCCGCGCTCGTCGCTTACTACCGCAAGATTCCCGTCAGCCATGTCGAGGCAGGGCTGCGCTCGGGCGACATCTACCAGCCCTGGCCGGAGGAGATTAACCGCCGCGTCGTCGCGCCGATCGCCGACCAGCATTTCGCGCCGACCGAAACCGCCGCCGAAGCGCTGCGGAAAGAGAATATCGATCCGGCGACGATCCACGTCACCGGCAACACCGTGATCGACGCGCTTCACTGGACTCACCGGAAGATCGCCGCCGATCCCTCGATGGCCGCCGGGCTGGACCAGATCGCCGCCCGCTTCGCCGGGAAGCGCCTGATCCTCGTCACCACCCATCGCCGCGAGAATTTCGGCGTCGGCATGGAAGGCATCGCTCGCGCCCTCGGCCGAATCGCCGACCGCGAAGACACCGCGATCCTCTTCCCGATGCATCCCAATCCCAATGTCGCGGTCGCGATGGACGCAATTCTTGGGGAACGCGACAATATCGCCCGCATCGAACCGCTCGATTACCCCCACTTCATCCGCGCGCTCGAAATGGCCGAGATCGTCCTGTCCGATTCGGGCGGCGTGCAGGAAGAAGCCCCGGCGCTGGGTAAGCCCGTGCTGGTGATGCGCGAGACCACCGAGCGTCCCGAAGGCGTCGCCGCGGGCACTGCAAAGCTGGTCGGCACTGACTCGACACGTATCGTTTCCGAAATCTCAACCCTCCTCGACGTACCCCATGCCTATTCGGCAATGGCCCGCGCCCACAATCCGTTCGGCGACGGTCATGCAGCCGAGAGGATCGCGGGGATTGTCGCTCATGGTGCCGGAGTCTGAACTCAAGGTCGCAGTAATCGGGTTGGGCTATATCGGCCTGCCCACGGCTGCGGTGATCGCGCGCACCGGCGCGATGGTGCTGGGCGTCGACGTCCATCAGCACGTCGTCGACACAGTGAATTCGGGCAGGATCCATATCGAGGAAATCGACCTCGACGGTCTCGTCTCGGGCGTGGTCGCGCGCGGAACGCTGCGCGCCTCGACCCAGATCGAGCCCTCGGACGTGTTCCTGATCGCCGTCCCCACCCCCTTCAACGAGGACCACTCGCCCGACATCGGCTATGTGCTGAAGGCGACGACCACCGTCGCGACCGTGCTCAAGGCCGGCGACACCGTCATCCTCGAATCGACTTCACCAGTCGGCACCACCGAGAAGCTGGCCGAATTCCTCTCGCAGCTTCGTCCCGACCTGAAAATCCCCGGCCATTGCACCGGTACGCCCGACGTGGCGATCGCCTATTGCCCGGAACGCGTGCTGCCCGGCCGCATCGTCGTCGAACTGATCGACAATGACCGCTGCATCGGCGGCATCACCGCGCGGTGCAGCCGCAAGGCGCTGCAATTCTACCGCCGGTTCGTCCGCGGCGCCTGCGTCACCACCACCGCGCGCGCGGCCGAGATGACCAAGCTGGTCGAAAACGCCTTCCGCGACGTCAATATCGCCTTCGCCAACGAGTTGTCGGTCATCGCCGACGGTATGGGCATCGACGTGTGGGAAGTGATTCGTCTGGCGAATCGCCATCCGCGCGTGAACATCCTTCAGCCCGGCCCCGGCGTCGGCGGTCACTGCATCGCGGTCGACCCCTGGTTCATCGTTCATGGCGATCCGGAGAATGCCCGGCTGATCCGCACCGCGCGCGAAGTGAATGACGGCAAGACCGACTTCACCATTGCCCGCGCCGAAGCGCTGATCGAGCGCGCGAACGGCGCCCCGGTCGCCTGTCTCGGTCTCGCCTTCAAGGCGAACATCGACGATTTCCGTGAGAGCCCCGCGCTCAAGGTCGCCGAGCATCTGGCGCGTCGCTACGGCAAGCAGATCCGCATCGTCGAGCCACACGCCAATGCCCTGCCTGCCAGCCTCGCAGAAACCGGCGCCGAGCTGATCGACATCGACACCGCGATCGACACCTGTCCGGTGTTCGTGGTCCTGGTCGACCACGAGGTCTTCAAATCGATCCCGCTCGGCGAGCGCGCGTCGAAGCTCGTCTATGACACGCGCGGCATCTGGCCCGATCAGCCCGTGCTTGAGGATCAGCCCGCGCTGCGCCTTGCGGGCTGATTTTTGCGGCAGCGCAGCGTAACGCTTTCCTCCTGCCTGTGCTTGGGGCTATAGCGCGGGCGCAGAGCCCCTATGTTACGAAAACTCTTCAAAAAGACCGCGCCGGGTCCATCACCGGACCAGCCGAGGGGTTCGATCCCCGATGGCCAGCGCGTCTATGCCATTGGCGACATTCACGGCCGGCTCGATCTGCTCGACGAGCTGCTCGGCAAGCTGGACGCGGACGACGAGGCGCGCGGGGGCACCGGCGAAACGACGCTCATCTTCCTCGGCGATCTGATCGATCGCGGTCCGCAATCGGCGCAGGTGATCGGCCGGCTGATGGACGTGAAGGCGCGCCATCCGCGCACCCGCTTCCTGCTCGGCAATCATGAGGAAGTGTTCCTGCTGGCGCTGCGCGGTCGCGGCAGCAGCGGCGGGGTCGGCGCGTTGCGCTATTCGGTCCGGATCGGCGGCGATGCGACGGTGCTGAGCTACGGCGTACCGGCCGACGAGTTCCAGAAGGCGACGTTCGAGGAACTCATGGAGCAGGTGAAGGCGCGCGTGCCCGACGCCCATCTCGATTTCCTCGAAAGCTTCGAGGATCTGATCGTCATCGGCGACTATGCCTTCGTCCATGCCGGCATCCAGCCCGAAGTTCCGCTCGCGCGGCAGAAGATCAACGATCTGCGCTGGATTCGCGACGACTTCCTCAAGTTCCGCGGCCAACTCGAGAAGATCGTCGTGCACGGGCACAGCATCGCCAACGAAGTCGAGATGCGGCCGCACCGAATCGGATTGGATACCGGGGCCTATTCGAGCGGAATTCTTACCGCGATGGGCTTCGAAGGCGCCGATCGCTGGCTGGTTCAAACTGGGACAGATACGCCTTCGACTTGATCCACGGCAAGCCGCGTACCCCCGCCACCGGTGTTTAGCCTGCGCGAAAATCGGTCATTTCCATCGCCCCGCACCTCCGCCCCGCCGATACCCCTCAGGGCCGGTTGTTGCGTCGGAGCAACATTCCTCCGGCACAGCGAAACGAACGCGCCCGTTTACCTTGCCAGCTATGGGGATTTCGCGTAGGCAGACGCAGCAGACAGGGAACTGTCACAGCGCTTGGGAGTTAGGATTTCGTCCATTAATGTGCGTTATCGGACGGGGACTTCAAATTCCAACGTTGCTGAGTAAGTTGCTGGACACTGGGCTTGTGATACGATATTTCCGCGCTCGTTAAGTCGAGCAGCAGGCTTAAGAGGGAGAACTAAAAGTGAAATTCAAGGGCCTTGTATCGATCGCTGCGGCGTTCTCGCTGGTGACGATCTCGTCGGCGGCGGTCGCACAGTCGGTTGCTCCCCAGCCTGCGACTGAAAATGTCGAAGGCGACAGCGAAGCTAAGGGCAGCACCGTGATTGTCGGTCTCCTGGCGCTCACCGCCATCATCGGCGGCGTTGCAGCTGGCCTGTCGGGCGATTCGGAACCGACCAGCCCGTAAGCGACTGACGCACAAATCAGTTTTCCAAGCCGGGCGATTCGTCGCCCGGCTTTTTTATTGCCTGTCGTCCGCCGGAGTGCAGAGTCACGCGATGATTCGGCGCATCCCCCGACTTCACCTTCCCGCCACGGCGGCAATGATTTTGCTTGCCGCGGCACTACCGGTTCGGGCCGAGGGCAGCTTTCTGCGCGAACCCGATTATCGGATCGCGACGATCGGCTATCGAATCGCCACGGCAGCGCCCGCGCTATGTCCGCGCCAGGGACCTGTCAGCGGGCTGACCTTCCATCACCTCAGCGACTATGAAGCGGCCGATCGCCCGGCGATGATCGGGCAGGGGCTCGATCGCGGCCCCGGCGTGCTCACCGTAGTCGAGGGAAGCCCAGCCGACGTCGCCGGGCTGCGCGCGGGCGATGTGCTGCTCACCGTCGATGAAACCCCCTTCCCCTCCCCCGCCACGATCCTCGCGGGACCGGACCGCCGCGCCTGGCGCACCGCCAGCGACGCCAGCGAAACCCTGTTCCAGGACGCGCTGGCACGCGGCCCCGTGGCGCTGCGCGTCCTGCGCGGCGGGCAGACCCTGTCGCTCACGCTCACGCCGCGCAGCGGCTGCCTGTTTCGCATCCGGCTGGCCTATAGCGCCCAGCAGCGGGCGGTCGCGGCCTCACCCTATATCCTCGTCACCAGTTCGC harbors:
- a CDS encoding M48 family metallopeptidase — its product is MILLAAALPVRAEGSFLREPDYRIATIGYRIATAAPALCPRQGPVSGLTFHHLSDYEAADRPAMIGQGLDRGPGVLTVVEGSPADVAGLRAGDVLLTVDETPFPSPATILAGPDRRAWRTASDASETLFQDALARGPVALRVLRGGQTLSLTLTPRSGCLFRIRLAYSAQQRAVAASPYILVTSSLVELTRNDDELAFLIAHEMAHVALDHATQLKARGIPRNGAARGFGKNGAFVRRTEDEADQLGGRLMMAAGYDLPRGVMILPRMGAVITFFGMFQTHADDADRIRRMRELAGVPPA
- a CDS encoding DUF885 family protein; protein product: MRRRQFLSSASLLAAAGAFPRVAGATKRNRDAELRAMLDRFFYSRLEDSPESATSLGLDTGERAHLRSKLGDTSRAGEARQFARARRELATLKTIPRNRLSETAQLDYDVVEYSLQRLIDGERYAYGASAGRYAPYVLSQLSGAYRDVPDFLAGQHRIADAADADAYLARVEAFPAAIEAETVRQREDAAKGVAAPDYILDTTLRQIAAVRDRAPEATGTAMDIAAKLKGANLPPDRAEAVAKLIGERVFPALDRQRTLLTELRAKATHDAGVWRLPDGEAYYAAASSAATTVDLTGDEIHRLGLQQVAEISGRIDAILKAQGMSQGSVGERLVELNKRPDQLFPNTDPGREALLESLRGQIVAITKRLPEQFAFIPKAPVEVRRVPEAIQAGSPGGYYQSASLDGTRPAIYFINLRDTFDRPKFGLATLSYHEAMPGHHLQIMSALESDDIPLIRRRGFYSGYSEGWALYSEQLADEMGMYEGDPLGQVGYLQSLLFRATRLVVDSGMHVKRWSREKATDYLIGITGIARGRSQGEIDRYTVWPGQACSYKIGHTVWAELRDEAKRKAGAQWDPKAFHIVLMKGAMPLTVLQKVARARMA
- the wecC gene encoding UDP-N-acetyl-D-mannosamine dehydrogenase — encoded protein: MVPESELKVAVIGLGYIGLPTAAVIARTGAMVLGVDVHQHVVDTVNSGRIHIEEIDLDGLVSGVVARGTLRASTQIEPSDVFLIAVPTPFNEDHSPDIGYVLKATTTVATVLKAGDTVILESTSPVGTTEKLAEFLSQLRPDLKIPGHCTGTPDVAIAYCPERVLPGRIVVELIDNDRCIGGITARCSRKALQFYRRFVRGACVTTTARAAEMTKLVENAFRDVNIAFANELSVIADGMGIDVWEVIRLANRHPRVNILQPGPGVGGHCIAVDPWFIVHGDPENARLIRTAREVNDGKTDFTIARAEALIERANGAPVACLGLAFKANIDDFRESPALKVAEHLARRYGKQIRIVEPHANALPASLAETGAELIDIDTAIDTCPVFVVLVDHEVFKSIPLGERASKLVYDTRGIWPDQPVLEDQPALRLAG
- a CDS encoding metallophosphoesterase family protein, yielding MLRKLFKKTAPGPSPDQPRGSIPDGQRVYAIGDIHGRLDLLDELLGKLDADDEARGGTGETTLIFLGDLIDRGPQSAQVIGRLMDVKARHPRTRFLLGNHEEVFLLALRGRGSSGGVGALRYSVRIGGDATVLSYGVPADEFQKATFEELMEQVKARVPDAHLDFLESFEDLIVIGDYAFVHAGIQPEVPLARQKINDLRWIRDDFLKFRGQLEKIVVHGHSIANEVEMRPHRIGLDTGAYSSGILTAMGFEGADRWLVQTGTDTPST
- a CDS encoding glycosyltransferase family 2 protein, yielding MPVQKISVVTVCYKPGPILLEAIKSVHAQDFPNVEHVIIDGGSTDGTVERVAEVLRPGDVMVSEPDKGIYDAMNKGIARASGDVIALLNADDRYADPGVLSRIAAQFDATGVDAVLGDVTFFRPGEPDVSIRRYNSGMFRPSRIRWGWMPAHPAMVLTAEAYDRIGWYSTDYKIAADFEFIVRAFLGDRRLSYSYMRDVFVKMQVGGVSTSGASSRETINREMLRACRENGFTTNKLMMNSRYLMKALELIRR
- the wecB gene encoding UDP-N-acetylglucosamine 2-epimerase (non-hydrolyzing), with protein sequence MSKPRILTVFGTRPEAIKLFPVVAALKERGDLDVRTCVTAQHRGLLDQVLSIAGLTPDVDLDIMEPGQTLDRLTARLLTGLGEVMDAEKPDRVIVQGDTTTVMVAALVAYYRKIPVSHVEAGLRSGDIYQPWPEEINRRVVAPIADQHFAPTETAAEALRKENIDPATIHVTGNTVIDALHWTHRKIAADPSMAAGLDQIAARFAGKRLILVTTHRRENFGVGMEGIARALGRIADREDTAILFPMHPNPNVAVAMDAILGERDNIARIEPLDYPHFIRALEMAEIVLSDSGGVQEEAPALGKPVLVMRETTERPEGVAAGTAKLVGTDSTRIVSEISTLLDVPHAYSAMARAHNPFGDGHAAERIAGIVAHGAGV